TACTCTGCATCCTGTTGTGAAAGATAGTCTATGCTTCCCCCCATAGCATTAGCTGATAAAACTATCCCTAATAACATTAATTGTTGCTTAAACTTCATTATCCCTCTCCTTTGTCATTTCTAAAGCTTTTTCTATCAATACATTTCCCATTTCAATAACTTCTTTTTTAAAAGTTTCAAACTCTATATCAATATAGAACCCTGTACATATTAAAGTTGCGTATCCATGAGAAAAATACCATCCTTTTTTTATAACCCATTCTATTATATCTTCTGGAAATTGATTATACTCTCTATTATTATTAAATCCACTATATATTAAATTTCTAAAATCATCCATAATCTGATCCATAAATTCTCTAGGTAAGCCTTCTCTTAAAAAAATTGTTCTAAATAATGCTTTTTCTTCTTTTGCAAAAAGACATATTCCTATCCCTATATTTAAAATTGATAAATCAGTATAGTCACGTTTTGTATATTCAAAAAGTTTTGTTTTAGCTTTTTTAGCTAATTCATTTTTTAGTTCATCCATTGATTTAAAAGCTGAATATATAGCTATTGTAGATACGCCCAGCTTTTTTGCTATATTTCTCGCTGTTACATCTTTTAAGCTCTCATTGTTTAAAATTTCAAATGCACTATTCAAAATTTCCTCTCTAGTAAAATTAGGTTTTCTTCCCATTTTTTCTCCTATATGTTATGTTATTTTTTAAACATGTTTTATATTATATCTCACTATACATATAAATTCAAGATTTTTATTATATATCACTGTTATGAAATCACCATTTTTTTACACAACAGTGTTATGAAATTTGTTGTGTAAATAGAAAAAGAGGCTATTAAATAGCCTCTTTCTATGAGAAAATTATTAAAAATAAGTTATTATTAAGCTTTTATAACTTTATCATTTGACTCCATAAAAGTTAAATACTCTTCCTTAGTCATAACTGGTTTAAAGTTATCTAAAATTTCTTTTGCTTTTTTTCCTTGAGCAAATAATAAGTCAACAACTGTTAATGCTAAAGCTTTTGCTGGCATTAATATTGCAATTTCATCATCTACAGTTTTGAAATCTCTTGTATGAAGAGCTCCATTTATTCCACCAAACATTGGATGAAGAGTAGGCATTATATGAGATACATCTCCAAAATCAAAAGATCCTGTAAAATCTCCACCTTTAATCATATCATCTTTTAACCCTAAATACTCTAAGTTTCCTTCTAAAACATCTTCCATAGAATCATGTTTTAAAATTGGTAAATATCCTGGAATCTCAGTTATTTCTATTTCAGCACCAACTGCATAAGCACCTGCTGTTAAACCTCTATTTACTTTTTTATTAGCATCAATCATACCTTCAATTGTTCTAGCTCTTACATAAGCTTCCATTCTTACATCAGCTGGAACTGAATTTACAATATCTCCACCTTTTGTTATAATCGGATGGAACCTTACTCTATCACTATCTTTAAATGTCTCTCTTTGAGCATGTACGTTATTTATTCCTAACATTGCTGCATTTAAAGCATTTATCCCTTCGTGTGGTGCTGAACCAGCATGAGCTTCTTTTCCTATAAATTTAACAGTTTTTCCTATAAATCCATTACTTACAGGTCCCGTTAAAACTTTTTTATCACCTAAATCTAAAGCATGGAACATAACTGCCATATCAACATCATCAAATGTTCCGTTGTATATCATCTCTTGTTTTCCACCAAAATACTTTATTTTTCCATCAGCTCTTAACTGAGTTCTATATCCTAATTCAACAAACTCTTCTGCTGGAGTAGCCATAAAATCTACTTTTCCTCCAAGCTCACTTAATATTCCTGATTTTACTAATCCTGTAGCTGCTCCTAACATACCTGCAATTTGTATGTGGTGTCCACAAGCATGAACTGCTCCTAATTCATTTGAATCTAAATGGTCACTACATGATATTGCATCTAATTCACCTAATATTGCAACTTTAGGTCCTTCTACATTTTCATTTGCTCTTGCTCTACAACCTGTGTATGCAATTCCCTCTTCTACATCTAGTCCTAATTCATTTTTAAAGTAGTTTGAAACAATTTCAGTTCCTTTAAACTCTTTATACCCAAATTCAGGATTATCATACATAGCTTGTCCTGCTTTTAATATTAACTCTCTATTTTCATCAATAGCTTTTATTACTCTCTCTTTAATTTCATTTATATTCATAGTTCTCTCCTTGAATCTATTTAAGTATTAATTAAATTGCTCCTTGTAATCTCAATACCCCTTGAGCTATTAAAGCACATGCAAAGAAAATTGTTGTAAATACAACTAATGCTATTATTACTATTTTCCAAGACATTGCCTTTAGTTGTTCAATTTTATCTCCTACAGAAATTCCTGCAAAAGCAAGTAACGGTGTACACAATGGCATAAATTCAACTGTTCCTATCTCTGGTGCAAAGAATTTAGATATTGATAATGCTGGTATGCTTACTATCATTCCAACTATAGTTGACAATGCATATGCAGGTAATGGAAATTTTGGAAAAGCATCCTTAACAGCAAAGCATCCCAATGCTAAAACAATTATTAAAAACATTCCTGGAATAGCTCCTATAAATTGTTTTTGTAATCCAATAGCTTGTCCTGCTAAAACCATAACTCCTGTCATTGACATTAATATAAAATATAATACATATTTTTTCATATCTAAACTACGCATTTTGCTTCACTTCCTTTTTTGAAAACTTTGGAGATAATTTCTTATAATACCACTCTGTAAATGGTAGTGATATAAATACAAGAATATTTACTCCTGTCAATCCTGATAACATATTACTTGTTGATGCATAAGCAAAAACTTGATCTGCATATTGAGGTCCTACAACTTCTGCTAAAGATGAAGCCGCTGCTGTCATCATACTTCCACTTCCAACTCCACATGCCATTCCTAATGCTAACGGGTGAATCCCTGTGTATATAGCTAATGATCCTAATACTCCAAAATAGATTGTTCCTACAATTGTTCCAGCTAAATAAACTCCAAGTACTCCACTTCCTTCTAAAGATGAAATACCATATTTTTCTCCAATTACTCCTAGAGAAGCTTCTCTACTTATACTTGATCCAGCTCCTATAGCCTCTCTTGTTAATCCTAACTTAAGCGCTAAAGGAACAGCCACTACTGGTGCTAGCACGTGCCCAAATTCCTGTGCTAAAAATGCTGGACCAGCTTGAATAATTTTATCTAGATTAGGTCCTACAAATGTTCCTAATTTTATTCCAAGCATTAAAAGAATTAACATAACCATGTCACTGGCTATTTTCATCTCTTTTTCTCCAATAATCTCTCTTAATTTCTGAATTTTTTTTCCTAATAAATCTGGTGTTAATATCATTCCAATAACTACAGCAAATAACATCGGGAATAATGCTACTTTTCCCAATTGAATTTTTCCAACTTTTTCACAAGCTAGCGAAATAATTGTTACAACTAAAAATACATTAATTGTGTTTTTGTTCATAGTGCTCACTCTTCCTTAATATAATTTTTTACATACGCCCACTTGTCTCAAATAGGACTTTAATTTACATTAAAAATAATACTATTTTTTTACTATTATGTCAAGGTTTTTTTCGAATTTTTTATTTCTTTTCAAATTGTATTGTTCTATTTAAGAACTGTTAAGTAAGATTATACAAAAAATATAAAAAGAGATGAATAAATTTCATCTCTTTTTATTAAAAATTAAATCTTACAACTCTTCTTGGTCGACCTGCACTTGTACAAACTTCATACTCTATTATCTCTGCATAGCCACTTGTTATAATTGGTTTAATTATTCTATTTACACTTCTTTCAGTTATTTCTAAAATTTCTGAAAGTTCCTTACTCGTAAATTCTTTTTTACCAAAAGTTTCATGTAATGCTCTTATTTTAGATAGATACTTTGGTGTTATTCCAATTTTTTTTGCTTCTTTTTCAAAATTTTCACTTATTTTAGTTGAATAATCAAACCTAGTTTTTTTATACAGAGGACCTCTTATTTTATTATCTGAAAAAAGAAAAATCTCTCCTTTGTCATTTACTAAACTTATATTCAATGCTTTTCTTGCATTTATTGTAGCACCTTGAATATTTTCTGCATATCCAATCCCCACTGCTACTTTAGCACCTAACATATATATTTCATTTACTAATTTTAAAAAATTAACTTCATTTTCTTTAGTTTCTAGAATTTTTTGAGTTGTGAAAAATATATATTCATCTTCTGAAAACTCTTGATAATTACCATGTATATTTTTAGAATACTTTAAAAATATATCATTTAAATTTGCTTTAAACACAGCCCTATCATTTTCAAGTTCATCTTTCTTATGTTTTTTAATAATCTTTACAATTTTTATTCCAATTCTATTTTTAAAATTTTCATTAATTTTTATATCTTTCAAAAGTGCTTTCATTTGATTACTAATCTCATTTTTTGTTGACTGTAATCTATATACAGGCTTTTTCTTACTTTTAAAATAATCATAAACATATCCAAAAGCTGTCAATATACAGTGAACTTCACCTTTAGATAGATTTTTAATATGTTCATCTAAGAAATCCAATTCAGTTTTATCCTCTTCATATTCTTGAACATCAACTCTATCTAATGTTATTCCAAATTCATCAAGAGTATCTAATAAAACGTCTTTTTCAACTATATCAAAACCTACTTTTAAGTTATTTATGTTTGGATAATTTTCTCTTACTTCCCATAGAGCTTTTAAGATACTTCCTGCTTCTCTATTTGAATAAACCATTGGTACATTTAACCCCAATTTGCTCACTATTTCTGAATGAACACCTATTCCTGTAGAAAATACTCCATCTACTCTCCCCTTTAAATCTTTTAAATTTTCTACAGAATCCCTCAATTGTTTTATTTCATAAGGTAAAAATCTTATGTGAGAATATTGTGGTTCTAGAGTTTTTAAAATTTTTTTTACTGAGTCTGGATAACCAATAATAGCAATTTTCATTCTCTACTCTCCCTAAATAAATTTTTTTATTTTCCACAACATTTTTTATATTTTTTTCCAGACCCACAAGTACATGGATCATTTCTTCCAATCTTTTCATCTTTTACGATAGTTCCTTGAAGTGGTAGCCATCCATAATATAGCCATTCATTATTAAGCTTTACAAACTTACTTTTTTCATGGTGAACTACCTCTTGTCCATTCTCTTTATAAAAAGCCTTAAATTCAACGATTCCTTCTAAATCATCTTCAGTTCCAGCTTCAGTTGATACTATCTCCAATCCTAACCATTCCGAATTTAATGCCCACTTTCTTGTTTCTTCAATGTCCATATCCCCTTTTGTTTCTGGGTGATGAGTTTCTACTATAAATTCTATATTTCCATTTTCAAAGGCACTATATCTTGCTTTCATTAATTCTTCAGCAGTTTTAAAATTATTTATCATCTTCTTTAAACTCCTCTAGTTTTTTTAAATTCTCTAACTCTTTTTCCATCTTTTTAACTTTTTTATAAATCTCATTTATCCTGAACTCTAAAGAGTTTAAAATCCAAAATTGAAAATGACTAGCCCTTTGTGATTCATAAAACATCCATATCAATTTTATTACACCAAATAAAATAGCAACTTGAACTGCTAATGTTGGAGTTATTCTATTAAAAACACCACCTAAGATTAATAGTGCAGCTATTATTATTATTAAAAGTGTATTTATAATTTTGTTTTGTTTGCTGTTTGATCCACCTATTTGACCTACAATATTTCTAATTCTTTCTTTTTCTTTCTGAAATTCCTGTAACTCTTCTCTTAATTGCTCTTCCCCTCTCAAATCTAGCCCTCCTTTATTTATACTCCCCAATCTCTAGGATATCTAAACTCTCTTCCTATAGTTCTTGTAGATATCTTTGCTATTAAAGGAAGTTTTCTTTTATATTGAGACATCTTAATTTTCCAAATAACTTTATTTACAATATCTTCTGGATAACCTTTTTTTATAATCTCATCTTTTTTTTCTCTTTCATCTATTAAAGAAAATAAAATCTCATCTGCTAGCTTGTAAGAAAACCCTAATTCACTCTCGTCAGTTTGACCTTCCCATAAGTCAGCACTGGGTTTTTTATCTATTAATGGTTGTGGTACTCCCATATGTTTTGATAATTCCCACACTTGAGTTTTATACAAGTCTCCTATAGCATTAATAGCCGATGCAGCATCTCCAAATTGTGTACTGTATCCTAATAACATCTCTGTTTTATTAGATGTTCCTAAAACCAATGCTTTCTCTTTGGCAGAATAATCAAATAAAATACACATTCTTTCTCTTGCCATTCTATTCCCTTTTCTTAATCCATCCATATCTGGATTCATTTGAAAATATGGTTCTACCATTGGAGTTATCTCTATTAATTTTGATCTTATCCCTAAATCCTCTACAACTAGCTTAGCATGATCAACACTTTCTTTACTTGAAGTTTTATAAGGCATAAGTATACCTAAAACATTTTCTGGTCCAAAAGCTTTTGCAGCTAAATATGCTACTAATGCTGAATCTATTCCTCCTGAAAGTCCTAAAACAACTTTAGAAAATCCAACTTTATTAGCTTCTTCTTTTAAAAAATTAACTAGTATATCTTCAACCAAATTCAAATCTAAATCTAATCTGCAACTCATCTTTTTCTCCTACTTATATAAGTTTTTAATCTCTTCAGCGATATCCATATCCAAGCCAAACTTACCTAATTTACAAGCTCTATAATCTCTTAAAAGTGTATACGTTGCTTGCTGAACATTTAAATGTCCACCCTTTTGTAACATATTCATTCTAAGAGCTATCGATTCTATTATTGCACCACTAACTTGATCAAAATCTTCATCTAAAAGTTTATATTTTTCCTTTAAAACATCTTTTTTTCCCATTTTTAACATTTTTTCTATTAATACACAAGCAACTTCATCTATCGGAAGTATTTCATCTCTAATTGCACCTGTTATTGCTAAATTATAACCTACTTCTTGATTTTCAAATTTTGGCCATAAAATTCCAGGAGTATCTAACAATTCTAATCCCTCTTTAATTCTGATCCATTGCTTTCCTCTTGTAAATCCAGGCTTATTTCCTACTCCAGCACTATTTTTCCCTACTATTCTATTGATTAATCTCGACTTTCCAACGTTTGGTATTCCAGCTACCATTAATCTCGTATTAACTTTTCTTAATCCTTTTTTTAATAATCTTTCTTTTTTTTCTTTAGAAACTTTTTCTATAATTGTGTAAAGAGTTTTCATATTAAAACCAGTTTCTGCTGATAGCTCTAATACCTCATCTGCAAAATTATTTTCCTTAAAAAACTTTTTCCAGAAATTAATCTCTTCTTTTGTAACTAAATCTGATTTATTTATTACAATTACTCTTTTTTTATTTTTTGCAAAACCAGCTATATCAGGATTTTTACTTGATAAAGGAATTCTTGCATCTACAACTTCAAGAACAATATCTATCAAAGGCATATTTTCCTTAATTAAATCTTTCGTTTTTTTCATATGCCCTGGATACCAGTTAATTTTTGTCATTGACATTATCTCTCACCTCTATTTTTCATTACCCTTTATTAAAAGAACTATCTCTCCTTTTACAGGATTTTTTGAAAGTTTCTCTATTAATTCAGTGGTTGTTCCTCTTAATATTTCTTCATAAATTTTTGTTATTTCTCTTACTATTACTACTTCTCTTATTCCAATAAAAGTTTCTATATCTCTTAATGTCTTTTCAATTCTATGAGGCGATTCAAATATAACAATTGTTCTTTCCTCGTTTGCTAAAGATTTTAAAAGAGTTTGTCTTCCCTTTTTTTTAGGTAAAAATCCCTCAAAACAAAATCTTCTAGTTGATATTCCTGCAACTGAAGCTGCTGCCGTCATTGCACTCGGTCCAGGAATTGGTATAACCTTTATCCCTCTTTTTAAAGCTTCATCAACCACTTCAAATCCAGGATCTGATATACAAGGAGTTCCAGCATCTGTTACTAGTGCAATTTTATTTCCATTTTCTAGCATATTTGCTATATTGGAAACCTGATGCATTTTTGTGTGTTCATCATATCTATAAACTATTTTTTCTATTCCTAAATGATTTAATAACTTTTTTGTTACTCTTGTATCTTCTGCAAAAACAAAATCTACCTCTTCAAAAGTTTTTATAGCTCTTAAAGTTATATCATCTAAATTTCCTATAGGTGTTGCTACTATATAAAGCATTTTCTACCTCATTTCTTCCTATTTTTTCTCCAAAAGTTTATTCATCTCTTCAACTGCTTTATCTAGTTGAATATCTCCTTTTGAAATTATTTTTTTAGCTTCCTCTTCTCCCTTAACCTCTTTTATAATCTCGTTTCTATTCTCTTTTGTTTCATCTTCATTTATATTTGTAACGAAACCATTAAAGAATAGGAAATCATCTTTTTCTTCTACTAAGATATCAGGCTCTATTCCTTTTCCGTGAATAGATACTCCACTAGGAGTATAGTATTTAGCTATTGTTAATTTTATTCCATCTCCATCTGGTAAAGGTAATAATGTTTGAACACTTCCCTTTCCAAATGATTTTTCTCCTATTAAAATACCTCTTTTATAATCTTTTATTGCTCCTGAAACAATTTCAGAAGCTGAGGCACTTCCTTCATTTATTAAAACTATTAAAGGAAAATCACCAAAATATTTCCCTTCTCTATATGCAATCTCTTCATCTCCTGTTTTTCCCTTTGTACTAACTATTTTTCCCTCTGGAATAAACATAGAAGATATTTTTACTGCTTGTCCTAAAGATCCTCCTGGATTACTTCTTAAATCAAGAATAATACCTTTAGCACCTTTTTTGATTAATCCTTCTAAATCTTTACGTACATCTTTATATACGTCTTCACCAAATTGTGTTAATCTTAAATAACCAATATCTTTTCCAATCATTTTACTTTTTACATACTTCAATTGAATAATTGATCTTTTTAATTCAACATCTTTAGTTTCTTTTGCCTCTTCTCTATAAACTGTAAGTTTTACTGAAGTTCCTGGTTCTCCTTTTAACTTTTTAACACTTTGTTCACTTGTTAATTTATAAGTACTTTCACCATCTATTGCTATAATTTTATCTTTAGCTCTTATTCCAGCTAAATATGCTGGTGTATCTTCTATTGGTGAAACTACAATTAAAGGTTCATCTGCTTTTTTCTGAATAACCATTCCTACACCTGCATATTTTCCTTCAATATCCTCTTTAAAACTTTCTAATTCCTCTTTTGTAAAATAATTTGAATGAGGATCATCTAAAGACTCCATCATTCCCTTTAATGCTCCTTGCATAAGAGTTGTATTAGTTGGATCTTTTTCAGTTCCTACATGATTTTCTTTTATGATATTCATAATATCAGAAAGCTCTTTTAATTCCTTTATATTTGCAATAAATCCATTATCTACAGAATATGATGGAACTGTATTCACAATCATAATTCCAGATAAAAGTAGTGCTACTCCAGTATTTCTTAACAGTTTTATCATATGGCTCCTCCCAAGTTCTTTCCTAGCTTTACAACTGATTCTATGTTGATATGCGACTCTTCATCTCCTATTTCAAATATAGAAATATATTCAACATTTCCTTTTGTACCTGTTATTGGTGAAAAATCTAGTGCCTTTAATCTAAGACCAGATTTTTTAGCTTCTTCTATAACCATTTCTATTGCCATTATGTGCTTCTTACTATCTTTTACTATTCCACCTTTTTCAATATTTTCTTTTCCTACTTCAAATTGTGGTTTTATTAATGCCATAAGTTTTGTATCATCTTTAAAAAATTTAACTAAATGCTCTATTACTTTTGTAATAGATATAAATGATACATCCATAACAATATAATCTACTTTTTCATTACCTAAATCAGCCAATGTTAAATCTTTAATATGAGTATTTTCTAATGATTTTACTTTATCATTAGTTCTTAATTTCCAATCTAATTGATTTGTTCCTACGTCAACTGCATATACAAAAGACGCTCCATTTTGTAATGAACAATCTGTAAATCCACCTGTTGAAGATCCTACATCAAGTACTCTTTTTCCTTGTAAATCTAAGTTAAAAACATTTATAGCTTTTTCAAGTTTTAAGCCACCACGACTTACATACTTACAAGCATCACCCTTAACTCTTATTATAGGTTCCTCATCTATTTTTATAGATGTTCCAGGTTTATCTATTTTTTTTTCATTTATTATAACTAACCCAGCCATAATTGCTCTTTTTGCTTTTTCTCTAGTTTCATAAAATCCTTTTTCAACTAGTAGAACATCTACTCTTTCTTTCATTAATTTCCTTCCTTTTCAAAAATCTTATCATCCTCTAAATAATTTAGTAGTGGATTTTCTAAAATAAGATTTTCAAATCCTAATCTATCAACAGCTTTTATTAACTTCTCAGTTTCTCTAACTCTTTTTGTAAAAAAGTCATCTCCTATAGGGATTTTCTTTTTACTTTTGTAGTAACCTAATAGCTGTTTTGTATTTTTAAGTCTAAGTTCATGTTTTGCTCTTTTTAAACGATCCTTTATAACTCCAGTAGTACAATTAAATTTTTTAGCTACCTCATCTAAGTTAACACCTTCACTCATAAGTTTTAAAATTTTATCAGCACCAATTGGATTTATTCTATGATACTTTGCTGAATACATATCAGCTCTGTGAACTATGTGAGCTTCTTTTGTATTAGGTTGAATTTTTCCCCATTTACCATGATGTGATATTACAATATGAGTTATATTTTTCTTTATTTTATCTACAATTTTTAAATTTAAAACCTCTTCTATTTCTGATAAAACTCTTTCAGCTTCTTTGATAATATATTCAGGTTTCTTTATCATCATTTGAGAATGAGAAAGTTTTTCGTCAGCTTTTCTTATACTACCCTTACTTAAATCATGAATTATTACTCCAACTACTATTGAGAAAAAATCTACTTTCTCTCTTGCTTCTTTTAAATCTCTATAATCTCTTCTGATTTCTTCAAAAGATATTTTTAGTACATCATACGTATGAGTTGTTACTTTAACACCTTGATCATCATGATGATCTAAATCTAAAACCATTTCATGGTTTAATAGAAGTTTTATAAACTTCAGTGCATTACTATTTTTCGCCATTAATGCTACCCTCAATTCTCTCTATTAGTTTTTTACCTCTTAGACCATAATCCTCTAACAGTACATTTCTTGACCCATGAGGTATTGCCACGCTATCTAAAGCTATTATATTTATATTAATTTTCATTTTTTTCTCATTTAAAAATCTCACTACTTCATTACCGAATCCACCTCTTTCATAACCATCTTCAAATGTGAATATATTTTCATATTTTGAAAATTCATTAAGAATGAAGTTTTCATCTAAAGGTCTTATAGATGAACAATTTACTATTGTTCCATCTAATCCTTTTCTTAAAAGTTCTGCTTCTATATCAACTATCTCTTTTAACATTGCACCGGTTACTAAATAAAGATTTTTCTTTCCTTTTCTAACTTCTTTCCATATACCCAATTCAAATTTATTTTTTAAAGTACCTTCTAATTCAAATGCCTTTCCTCTTGGAAACCTAATAGCTAGAGGCCCATCTTTAAAATCCTTTGAAAATTCAAGCATCTCTTCTAATTCTGTTCCTGTTGTTGGAGCAAGTACTCTATAGTTAGGCATACTTAAAAACATATTTATGTCGTGTATACCTTGATGTGTTTTCCCATCTTCTCCAACTATTCCAGCTCTATCTACTATAAACCTAACTGGTAAATTTTGTAATCCTACATCGTGTATTAATTGATCTAAAGCTCTTTGGAAAAATGTTGAGTATATTGCTACATAAGGTTTTTTATTTGATATTGCTAGTCCTGCTGAAAATGTTACTCCATGTCCTTCAGCTATACCTACATCTATGCATCTATCTTCAAATCTATTTTGAAAATCACCTAATCCTGTTCCTTTTACCATTGCTGCTGAAATAGCATATATACTTTTATCACTCTCTGCTAATTCAACTAATTTTGATCCAAAAATATTAGAATATGTTCGTCCTCCTGATTCAACCTCACCAGTTTCTGGATTAAATGGAGATATCCCATGAAATTTCTCTTTATTTTCCTCTGCCAATTGATAGCCCTTTCCTTTTTCTGTTTTTACATGTATAAAAACAGGTCCTTCCATCTCTTTAGCTACAGTTAAAGTTTTTATTAATTCCTCTAAATTATGGCCATCTATTACGCCTAAAAATTGATATCCTAAAACTTCTGATATGCTTGAAGGTAAAAAAAACTGTTTTACAGAGTGCTCTATTCTTTCTAATACACTTTTGACTTGATTTCCAACTTTTCCTTTACTTATGACACTTCTTACATCTTTTCTTATGTTCATGTATGCATTACTAATCATTAGTTTTCCAAAAAATTTAGATAATGAACCTACATTTTTTCCTATAGACATTTCATTATCATTCAATATAACTATTAAATTTTTAAGATTTTCTCCAATATTATTTAACGCTTCTAAAGAATGACCATTCGCTATTGATGCATCACCTATAACTACAATAACTTTATCTTCGGGATTTGCTTTAGCTATTCCTGCTCCTGCAGAAAGAGCACTCCCAGCATGTCCTGCTATGAAAAAATCAAAATTACTTTCTTTTGGATCTGAAAAAGGTCCTATTCCACCTTTTGTTCGTAATGTTTTAAATTTATCTTTTCTTCCTGTTAATAATTTATAAACATATGATTGATGTCCAACATCAAATAATAGTTTATCTTTTGGTAAGTCAAAAACTTCAACTATT
Above is a genomic segment from Cetobacterium somerae ATCC BAA-474 containing:
- a CDS encoding HD domain-containing protein, with translation MAKNSNALKFIKLLLNHEMVLDLDHHDDQGVKVTTHTYDVLKISFEEIRRDYRDLKEAREKVDFFSIVVGVIIHDLSKGSIRKADEKLSHSQMMIKKPEYIIKEAERVLSEIEEVLNLKIVDKIKKNITHIVISHHGKWGKIQPNTKEAHIVHRADMYSAKYHRINPIGADKILKLMSEGVNLDEVAKKFNCTTGVIKDRLKRAKHELRLKNTKQLLGYYKSKKKIPIGDDFFTKRVRETEKLIKAVDRLGFENLILENPLLNYLEDDKIFEKEGN
- the dxs gene encoding 1-deoxy-D-xylulose-5-phosphate synthase; its protein translation is MRVDKEYINKLQKESQEIRDTLVEITSKNGGHLAPNLGVVELTQSIVEVFDLPKDKLLFDVGHQSYVYKLLTGRKDKFKTLRTKGGIGPFSDPKESNFDFFIAGHAGSALSAGAGIAKANPEDKVIVVIGDASIANGHSLEALNNIGENLKNLIVILNDNEMSIGKNVGSLSKFFGKLMISNAYMNIRKDVRSVISKGKVGNQVKSVLERIEHSVKQFFLPSSISEVLGYQFLGVIDGHNLEELIKTLTVAKEMEGPVFIHVKTEKGKGYQLAEENKEKFHGISPFNPETGEVESGGRTYSNIFGSKLVELAESDKSIYAISAAMVKGTGLGDFQNRFEDRCIDVGIAEGHGVTFSAGLAISNKKPYVAIYSTFFQRALDQLIHDVGLQNLPVRFIVDRAGIVGEDGKTHQGIHDINMFLSMPNYRVLAPTTGTELEEMLEFSKDFKDGPLAIRFPRGKAFELEGTLKNKFELGIWKEVRKGKKNLYLVTGAMLKEIVDIEAELLRKGLDGTIVNCSSIRPLDENFILNEFSKYENIFTFEDGYERGGFGNEVVRFLNEKKMKININIIALDSVAIPHGSRNVLLEDYGLRGKKLIERIEGSINGEK